The following are encoded in a window of Telmatobacter sp. DSM 110680 genomic DNA:
- a CDS encoding C45 family peptidase: MVRLLSRASFLCLFCIFLSTASPVFARRAATPSPTPQTSGAGYRFDRGGWKYVHLEGTPAQIGFQHGQLLAAEIADLLAVIKLETQHDTKRDWTFYREAGRKMLWPHIDTEYQQELEGIAKGAQSKGIKIDVWDVVALNAGIELPDYYVPWLNKSEHARTPVIRPEGHCSAFIATGSFTKGGKIVVAHNNWSTYADGERWTVMFDIQPEHGHRMVMDGEPGVITSQDDFGVTDAGLIITETTITQFVGWDPDGKPEFVRSRKAMQYASSIDEYVDIIKEGNNGGYANDWLVGDRKTGEIAYLELGLKNTPLWRSKDGYFISSNFPRDPALIKNETDGFDSSDKSNSMNARHLTWEGKIASNKGKIDVNLAQEFLSNHEDSFTGKVHADARTLCGHIDADPHGVPEWNDPPYYPDGAVTGKVTDSDLAANLSLIARAGHPCGEDFIAAPFFVAHPEFDYLKPILKDMKAGPWTKFSAGDK, from the coding sequence ATGGTCCGCCTACTTTCCCGCGCCTCGTTTCTTTGTCTGTTCTGCATTTTCCTTTCAACCGCATCCCCGGTTTTTGCCCGCCGCGCTGCGACTCCGTCGCCCACTCCTCAAACTAGCGGAGCCGGATATCGCTTTGATCGCGGCGGATGGAAGTACGTGCACCTTGAAGGGACACCCGCGCAGATCGGCTTTCAACATGGTCAATTGCTCGCTGCGGAGATCGCTGACCTGCTAGCCGTCATCAAACTTGAAACGCAACACGACACCAAACGCGACTGGACTTTTTATCGCGAAGCGGGCCGCAAGATGCTCTGGCCGCATATCGATACTGAGTATCAACAGGAACTCGAAGGCATCGCCAAGGGCGCGCAATCCAAGGGAATCAAGATTGATGTGTGGGATGTGGTCGCGCTCAACGCTGGAATTGAGTTGCCGGACTATTACGTTCCCTGGCTCAACAAGAGCGAACATGCCAGGACGCCCGTAATTCGCCCCGAAGGTCACTGCTCAGCTTTCATTGCTACGGGCAGTTTCACTAAGGGAGGCAAAATCGTAGTTGCGCACAATAACTGGTCAACCTATGCCGACGGCGAGCGGTGGACCGTGATGTTCGACATCCAGCCGGAACATGGCCACCGCATGGTGATGGACGGAGAACCGGGCGTGATCACAAGCCAGGACGACTTCGGTGTGACCGATGCTGGCCTCATCATCACTGAGACCACGATTACGCAATTTGTCGGATGGGATCCGGATGGCAAGCCTGAGTTCGTTCGCTCGCGCAAAGCCATGCAGTATGCGAGTTCGATTGACGAGTACGTCGACATCATCAAAGAAGGGAACAATGGGGGCTACGCCAACGACTGGCTGGTGGGCGATCGCAAGACCGGCGAGATTGCATATTTGGAACTGGGTTTGAAAAACACTCCGCTATGGCGATCGAAGGACGGATACTTCATCAGTTCAAACTTCCCGCGTGACCCTGCACTCATCAAGAATGAAACCGACGGATTCGATTCTTCCGACAAGTCCAATTCGATGAATGCGCGTCACCTGACCTGGGAAGGCAAGATTGCTTCGAACAAGGGCAAGATCGATGTCAATCTCGCGCAGGAATTTCTTTCGAATCACGAAGACAGCTTTACCGGGAAAGTCCACGCCGACGCGCGCACCCTCTGCGGACACATCGACGCCGATCCCCACGGAGTGCCCGAGTGGAATGATCCGCCGTACTATCCCGATGGCGCGGTTACCGGGAAGGTGACGGATTCTGATCTTGCTGCGAATCTCTCGCTGATTGCGCGCGCAGGCCATCCCTGCGGAGAAGATTTCATTGCAGCCCCATTCTTCGTCGCGCATCCAGAATTCGATTATCTGAAGCCGATTCTCAAGGACATGAAGGCGGGCCCGTGGACGAAGTTTTCAGCGGGTGACAAATAA
- a CDS encoding CCA tRNA nucleotidyltransferase, whose amino-acid sequence MPDYIYLLENRLSADQQNALRQLREVAREAGILLFLTGDAVRDLTSGHAVRDIEVAVQGNALKLKKAIEKVGAKTWGEDEASHALYLCFPGTVRVDLVSTHRRDYAKPGKPVFHLSSIQDDLRRRDFTVNAMAISLNEGSFGLLMDPMNGAADIEARTLRLVSNYGFLEEPAFLIRATRYIARLSWDLDPRTQQRYENAKAENVIEHLSAHDHSFELEQIGHEDEGLKVLRALEAEGWMNVLFPSWTAAKADEEKLNALHDLRAQLQMQGVHPDMSAGQMQLLTAKMSPKDLSALKKQMLRQGFVEEWNSLDSLASGFAKVLLSKANATPSLAYKLFTTHDPEAVLWLGFTSKDSAVKAKYELFLKTWPEARQRTPYAQMQEMRITPDLATYKDIVHQIFLQLIDGGLNTPEEIKAFLEPHSPPAPPPQITIKRTRAKRNVEKVKEKSFDDDEDEEGGDEDDLDDIGGGDDEEIDLGLNLPKGDDLDEEIVDEEEPESDEVDSDDEDEEPVRKGRGKQPAPAKPGKAASHKNEVPVGKTAVKPEATAKATSAGKVTPPAKGKPEPPKAEKGKVAAPAPAAKKAAPPAKPAHPVKPVPTKPVAKTPAKPAVKAAQVKSHAKPAHKAVAAKKPAPVAKAKPHTPAKSSKPAAKKPVHKAGKKH is encoded by the coding sequence ATGCCCGACTACATTTACCTTCTTGAGAACCGGCTTTCAGCCGATCAGCAGAATGCACTGCGGCAGTTGCGCGAAGTGGCCCGAGAGGCCGGTATCCTCCTCTTCCTTACCGGCGACGCCGTCCGGGATCTGACCAGCGGTCACGCCGTTCGCGACATCGAAGTCGCCGTCCAGGGCAATGCTCTCAAGCTCAAAAAAGCGATCGAAAAGGTCGGAGCCAAGACGTGGGGCGAAGACGAAGCTTCCCATGCTCTCTACCTCTGCTTTCCCGGAACTGTCCGTGTAGACCTGGTAAGCACCCACCGCCGCGATTACGCCAAGCCCGGTAAACCGGTATTTCATCTGTCATCAATTCAGGACGACCTCCGCCGGCGCGACTTTACCGTCAACGCCATGGCCATCTCTCTCAATGAGGGTTCTTTCGGCCTGTTGATGGATCCTATGAACGGCGCGGCTGACATTGAAGCCCGCACCTTGCGCCTGGTCTCCAATTACGGATTTCTTGAAGAGCCGGCTTTCCTGATTCGTGCCACGCGCTATATCGCGCGCTTGAGTTGGGATCTCGATCCGCGCACGCAACAGCGCTATGAGAATGCCAAGGCAGAGAATGTCATCGAACATCTTTCAGCGCACGACCACAGTTTCGAACTCGAGCAGATCGGCCACGAGGATGAGGGGCTGAAGGTGTTGCGCGCTCTTGAAGCCGAAGGCTGGATGAACGTGCTCTTTCCATCTTGGACCGCGGCCAAGGCAGACGAAGAGAAACTGAACGCTTTGCATGACCTCCGCGCGCAGTTGCAGATGCAGGGTGTGCATCCCGACATGTCTGCGGGGCAGATGCAACTGTTGACAGCGAAGATGTCGCCCAAAGATCTGTCCGCTCTGAAGAAGCAAATGCTTCGGCAGGGTTTTGTGGAAGAGTGGAACAGCCTGGATTCTCTTGCGAGCGGATTCGCAAAGGTACTTCTGAGCAAGGCGAATGCAACGCCCTCCCTGGCCTACAAGCTATTTACGACTCACGACCCCGAAGCGGTGCTTTGGCTCGGGTTCACCAGCAAAGACAGCGCTGTGAAGGCCAAATACGAATTGTTCCTCAAGACATGGCCCGAGGCGCGCCAGAGAACTCCGTATGCGCAGATGCAGGAGATGCGGATTACGCCGGATCTTGCCACCTACAAGGACATCGTTCACCAGATCTTCCTGCAACTGATCGACGGTGGTTTGAATACTCCGGAAGAGATCAAGGCATTCCTGGAACCGCATTCTCCGCCTGCACCACCGCCGCAGATCACCATCAAGCGCACGCGCGCCAAGCGCAACGTTGAGAAGGTCAAAGAGAAGTCATTCGACGACGATGAAGATGAAGAGGGCGGCGACGAAGACGACCTGGACGATATCGGCGGCGGGGATGACGAGGAGATCGATCTGGGCCTGAACCTGCCCAAGGGAGACGACCTCGACGAAGAAATCGTAGACGAGGAAGAACCAGAATCGGACGAGGTTGATTCGGACGACGAAGACGAAGAGCCGGTGCGCAAAGGCCGCGGCAAGCAGCCGGCGCCGGCCAAACCCGGCAAAGCGGCCTCACACAAAAATGAAGTGCCGGTGGGCAAAACCGCAGTCAAACCCGAAGCGACTGCAAAGGCAACTTCGGCAGGCAAAGTAACTCCGCCTGCGAAAGGGAAGCCTGAACCGCCCAAGGCTGAGAAGGGCAAGGTAGCTGCGCCCGCGCCGGCTGCCAAGAAAGCTGCGCCACCAGCCAAGCCTGCGCACCCGGTCAAGCCTGTTCCTACAAAACCTGTAGCTAAAACTCCTGCTAAGCCTGCAGTGAAGGCAGCCCAGGTCAAGTCGCACGCCAAGCCGGCACACAAGGCAGTGGCCGCCAAAAAGCCCGCCCCGGTGGCCAAGGCCAAACCGCACACCCCGGCGAAGTCTTCGAAGCCGGCGGCCAAAAAGCCAGTTCACAAAGCTGGCAAAAAGCATTAG
- a CDS encoding diguanylate cyclase, whose protein sequence is MRVAGSFVVVFVASLVMGLEDCGRLIWFANGLLLSYLLLAPRWLWRRYCIAGFAAILAGGLIVFPHALLKCTALSALNMTEVLIAARLLRKRSMELPCFTNQRYLLRFGLFAVLVAPAAVGAVDVVGTWISTKVLDWGTLFTWFTADGLGTAIVAPACVSLFSSPKSHAGVLKKHWYLPLAFVSITLLSFCQKDYPVIFLLYPVVAMILFRLGLGGASAATLFVAAAGSWFTIHGAGPFSRIGSASQVAPTLLLQLYLASGMFLVFAAGSVLGTLRSTERRLRETVSLHNLVTENSRDLIILADFIGNRSYVSASASTWGGWRSDELTRKSSLELVHPEDRGKAETIVRGMQLGSDGGLLECRVRNKEGEYVWVEANLRPVRDPVTGVPIGVLNMVRDISKRKRAEYELMRANAALEALAVTDAMTHLANRHRFDKALSDEWRRGMREHSPLSLLLLDADWFKSYNDTYGHPRGDSCLKQIAEAMQDVVTRSSDLVARIGGEEFAVILPNTSGDGAFQVADQICAAVRRRKLPHNTNPMGIVTISIGCATVIPSLGQQSSILMQRADNALYAAKNAGRNQVCGAALELPTECILQVS, encoded by the coding sequence ATGCGTGTTGCTGGCAGCTTTGTTGTCGTCTTTGTAGCTTCGCTGGTGATGGGACTTGAAGACTGCGGGCGGCTCATCTGGTTTGCCAACGGCTTGTTGCTTTCCTATCTTCTTCTAGCGCCACGGTGGCTCTGGAGGCGCTACTGCATCGCTGGATTTGCAGCCATTCTCGCGGGTGGTTTGATTGTCTTTCCTCACGCTCTGTTGAAGTGCACTGCTCTGTCTGCACTGAATATGACTGAAGTTTTGATCGCGGCACGGCTGCTGCGCAAACGTTCGATGGAGTTGCCTTGCTTCACCAATCAGCGATATCTGCTGCGCTTCGGCCTGTTCGCTGTTCTTGTTGCGCCTGCCGCCGTCGGCGCGGTCGATGTGGTTGGGACATGGATCTCAACGAAAGTGCTGGATTGGGGCACTCTCTTCACCTGGTTCACGGCGGACGGCCTGGGAACGGCGATCGTTGCGCCTGCCTGTGTATCACTTTTTTCGTCGCCTAAAAGCCACGCCGGAGTATTAAAAAAGCATTGGTATCTTCCACTGGCATTTGTTTCGATCACGCTTCTGTCGTTCTGCCAAAAGGATTACCCTGTCATCTTTCTTCTTTATCCCGTAGTTGCAATGATTCTTTTTCGATTAGGGCTGGGAGGAGCATCAGCGGCGACATTGTTTGTGGCCGCTGCGGGTAGCTGGTTCACGATCCACGGAGCGGGACCTTTTTCGCGGATTGGCAGCGCATCTCAGGTCGCGCCGACCTTGTTGCTGCAGCTCTATCTTGCGTCGGGAATGTTTCTTGTCTTCGCAGCGGGGTCGGTACTGGGTACGCTGCGTTCCACGGAGCGCCGGTTGCGCGAAACGGTATCGCTTCATAACCTCGTCACTGAGAATTCGCGCGACCTTATCATTCTCGCTGACTTCATCGGCAACCGCAGTTATGTTTCCGCTTCGGCTTCAACCTGGGGAGGATGGCGAAGCGATGAATTGACGCGGAAGAGCAGCCTGGAGCTTGTACACCCGGAGGATCGCGGGAAGGCTGAGACGATTGTGCGTGGTATGCAACTGGGCAGCGACGGCGGCCTGCTCGAGTGCCGGGTGAGAAACAAGGAGGGTGAATATGTCTGGGTCGAAGCCAATCTTCGCCCGGTGCGCGACCCCGTCACAGGCGTGCCCATTGGCGTTTTGAATATGGTGCGCGACATCTCAAAGCGCAAGAGAGCGGAATATGAATTGATGAGAGCCAATGCCGCGCTCGAGGCGCTCGCGGTAACCGACGCGATGACCCACCTCGCGAACCGGCACAGGTTCGACAAAGCTCTATCGGATGAATGGCGGCGAGGCATGCGCGAACATTCGCCTCTGTCGCTTCTGTTGCTGGATGCGGATTGGTTCAAGTCTTACAACGATACCTACGGTCATCCGCGGGGAGACAGTTGCCTGAAACAGATTGCCGAGGCTATGCAGGACGTTGTGACTCGGTCTTCTGATCTGGTAGCTCGCATCGGCGGCGAGGAGTTTGCGGTCATTCTTCCCAACACATCCGGAGATGGTGCATTCCAAGTTGCAGATCAAATCTGTGCGGCGGTCCGTCGCCGAAAGCTGCCGCACAACACCAATCCGATGGGAATTGTGACTATATCGATCGGCTGTGCGACCGTGATTCCAAGTCTTGGCCAGCAATCTTCCATCCTCATGCAGCGCGCCGACAACGCACTCTACGCGGCCAAGAATGCGGGACGCAACCAAGTTTGCGGCGCGGCCCTTGAGCTGCCGACGGAGTGCATTCTGCAAGTGAGCTGA
- a CDS encoding acyloxyacyl hydrolase has product MTPTAKFCLLAISIVTGSLVAAAQAPNSGPSRADGDPNSFIDSSPLSSAPASPVADVRANRSWEFAPFVNYGNGIGGDRSNYHFLSLGVEAGKILTPPLHAGIFSGQFQYAVNIMPLWQAYTPAPHNQIFVYQGVTYNEPIGGGTYTGFSLTPVIFRWNFLTHSKRIQPWFQGAGGLIYTTHKFPPEVLVPHGTPGGTSVWNFSPQGGIGIHYFMRDKRSVDLGVNAVHISSASLGDRNPGVNASLQFQLGYTFWK; this is encoded by the coding sequence TTGACCCCAACTGCGAAGTTTTGTTTACTGGCGATTTCTATCGTGACCGGAAGTCTGGTCGCGGCCGCCCAGGCTCCAAATAGCGGGCCCAGCCGGGCAGATGGTGACCCCAACAGTTTCATCGATTCGAGCCCACTTTCATCGGCACCAGCAAGCCCTGTAGCTGATGTTCGCGCCAATCGTAGCTGGGAATTCGCGCCCTTCGTCAACTACGGCAACGGCATCGGCGGAGACCGCTCCAATTATCATTTCCTCTCCCTTGGCGTCGAAGCGGGCAAGATCCTCACCCCTCCACTGCACGCCGGGATATTCAGTGGGCAGTTCCAATACGCGGTGAACATCATGCCGCTGTGGCAGGCATATACCCCTGCGCCGCACAACCAGATTTTCGTCTACCAGGGTGTGACTTATAACGAGCCGATTGGCGGTGGTACCTACACCGGCTTCAGTCTGACTCCCGTGATCTTCCGCTGGAACTTCCTCACCCACTCCAAGCGCATACAGCCATGGTTCCAGGGCGCAGGCGGATTGATTTACACCACCCACAAATTTCCGCCGGAGGTTCTGGTGCCGCATGGAACACCGGGAGGCACTTCGGTTTGGAACTTCTCACCGCAAGGTGGGATTGGAATCCATTACTTTATGCGCGACAAAAGATCAGTCGATCTTGGCGTGAATGCCGTACATATCTCTTCGGCATCTCTTGGCGATCGCAACCCCGGGGTTAATGCGAGCTTGCAGTTCCAACTCGGATACACATTCTGGAAGTAG
- the ftcD gene encoding glutamate formimidoyltransferase produces the protein MKEALVECVPNFSEGRDARRVEAIVAAMRVEGVRLLDWTRDADHNRCVVTIAGEPSAVLESAVRGVGKAVELIDLTSQEGLHPRIGAADVVPFVPVSGIKLEQCVMLARQAGLEIWRRFGVPVYFYEGAASRPDRANLDDVRRGQFEGLRDAVRKEAARRPDLGGPGLHPTAGACAVGARKFLVAYNVYFDSADVAVVRAIARDVRAAFGGLHGVKALGVLAHGRARLSMNITDFKSTPVSQVYATVSRLAMKHKTAPVEGELVGLVPEEACEREAEWMRQLIEFDDETKILERRLAAPLSWPGEGNSTNTGLANV, from the coding sequence ATGAAAGAGGCGTTAGTCGAGTGCGTTCCCAACTTCTCTGAGGGCAGGGACGCCCGGCGTGTCGAAGCCATTGTGGCCGCCATGCGGGTTGAGGGTGTGCGGCTTCTGGATTGGACCAGAGACGCCGACCACAACCGTTGCGTTGTCACGATCGCCGGGGAGCCTTCTGCTGTGCTCGAGTCTGCCGTACGCGGCGTCGGCAAGGCCGTGGAACTTATCGATCTCACTAGCCAGGAAGGTTTGCATCCTCGCATCGGTGCCGCCGACGTGGTTCCTTTTGTGCCTGTCTCCGGCATAAAGCTGGAGCAGTGTGTCATGCTCGCTCGCCAGGCGGGGCTCGAGATATGGCGCCGCTTCGGGGTACCTGTTTATTTTTACGAAGGGGCCGCATCGCGTCCCGATCGTGCCAATCTCGACGATGTGCGTCGCGGCCAGTTTGAAGGGTTGCGCGATGCCGTCCGCAAAGAGGCAGCGCGCCGTCCCGATCTCGGCGGACCCGGTTTGCATCCAACAGCGGGCGCATGCGCAGTGGGAGCACGCAAGTTCCTCGTAGCCTATAACGTGTATTTCGATTCTGCGGATGTTGCCGTGGTGCGCGCCATCGCTCGCGACGTGCGCGCAGCCTTTGGCGGCCTCCACGGGGTGAAAGCGCTGGGGGTGCTGGCGCACGGCCGTGCCCGGCTTTCCATGAATATCACTGATTTCAAATCCACCCCGGTTTCACAGGTATACGCAACGGTGTCGCGTCTGGCCATGAAACATAAAACGGCGCCGGTGGAGGGTGAACTCGTGGGGCTGGTGCCTGAAGAGGCATGTGAGCGCGAAGCCGAGTGGATGCGTCAGTTAATCGAGTTCGATGACGAGACCAAGATCCTGGAAAGGCGCCTCGCCGCGCCCCTTTCCTGGCCCGGCGAAGGTAACAGTACCAATACGGGTCTGGCCAACGTCTAA
- a CDS encoding GNAT family N-acetyltransferase — protein MNDAIEVAKSLKLRHGDLELRLADYSLHSFHRVPTYFFRMTSIERDEEIGAINLRIGSTPHIERYAGHIGYGVHQAFRGHHYAARSLVLLVPFARSLGIDPLWITCDPENAASRRSLELAGAEFFEIVDVPQDCGIHRYGGKTRKCRYLL, from the coding sequence ATGAACGATGCTATCGAGGTCGCAAAGTCGCTGAAGTTGCGGCACGGCGACCTCGAGTTGCGTCTGGCCGACTACTCCCTGCACTCCTTCCACCGTGTGCCAACCTATTTTTTCCGCATGACGAGCATTGAGCGTGACGAAGAGATCGGTGCGATCAACCTGCGCATCGGGTCAACTCCACACATCGAGCGCTACGCCGGGCACATCGGTTACGGTGTCCACCAGGCCTTTCGCGGACATCATTATGCGGCGCGATCTCTCGTGTTGCTGGTGCCATTTGCGCGAAGCCTCGGCATTGATCCGCTTTGGATTACCTGCGACCCCGAAAACGCAGCTTCGCGTCGCAGCCTTGAGCTTGCTGGAGCGGAATTCTTTGAGATTGTCGACGTCCCGCAAGACTGCGGCATTCACCGGTACGGCGGAAAAACCCGAAAATGCCGCTATCTTTTGTAG
- a CDS encoding YebC/PmpR family DNA-binding transcriptional regulator has translation MSGHSKWATIKHKKGALDAKRGKIFTRLLKEIAVAAKGGGNPDTNARLRTAVAAAKAENMPQDNIKRAIQRGTGELEGVSYEEITFEGYGPGGVAIVVETLTDNRNRTVSEIRHAFSKNGGNLGSTGSVLHMFSKKGVIDIEKANATEEKLMDIVLEHGGEDLRDEGEVWEIVTDPHSFEGVLNGVKAANISVASSEVTMLASTYTKLEGPAAAQMLRLLEALEDFDDTQNVYSNFDMDAEQMEQVAG, from the coding sequence ATGTCCGGCCATTCCAAATGGGCGACAATCAAGCACAAAAAGGGCGCGCTCGATGCCAAGCGCGGCAAGATATTCACCCGTCTGCTGAAGGAAATCGCTGTGGCTGCCAAGGGCGGCGGCAATCCTGACACCAACGCCCGGCTGCGCACAGCCGTGGCAGCGGCCAAGGCCGAGAATATGCCGCAGGACAATATCAAGCGGGCCATCCAGCGCGGTACCGGCGAACTGGAAGGCGTGAGCTACGAAGAGATCACGTTTGAGGGTTACGGCCCCGGCGGCGTGGCAATCGTGGTGGAAACGCTGACGGACAATCGCAACCGTACCGTCAGCGAAATTCGCCACGCCTTCTCAAAAAATGGCGGCAACCTTGGCTCTACAGGTTCGGTTCTGCACATGTTCTCGAAAAAGGGCGTGATCGACATTGAAAAGGCGAACGCCACCGAAGAGAAGTTGATGGACATCGTTCTCGAGCATGGCGGCGAAGACCTGCGCGACGAAGGTGAAGTATGGGAGATCGTCACCGATCCCCACTCCTTTGAAGGCGTACTCAACGGCGTGAAGGCTGCAAATATTTCCGTTGCCTCCAGCGAAGTCACGATGCTGGCTTCGACCTACACCAAGCTTGAAGGACCTGCAGCAGCCCAGATGCTCCGACTGCTCGAAGCGCTTGAAGATTTCGACGACACCCAGAATGTGTACTCGAACTTCGATATGGACGCCGAGCAAATGGAACAGGTGGCTGGATAA
- the lpxD gene encoding UDP-3-O-(3-hydroxymyristoyl)glucosamine N-acyltransferase — MARSVTIPSMKLGELASRLGAELRGDAELEITGVKGIEDAGPSEITFVANPKYAGLARKTAAAAVLVEPEFPEIDAATVRIKNPYHAFSRALGMFYQPPAYPAGIHDTAVIDPTAQISEGAHIGAYVVVGANVKLGPNATLLPHVVLYPGVRTGSRFFAHAHAVVREGCELGDDVTLENGAIVGADGFGFSKNDKGQWQKIPQSGPVRIGDRVDIQANACVDRATVGATEIGEGSKIDNLVQIGHGSRVGKDTLVCAQTGLAGSSVIGNNVILAGQTGIAGHLTVGDGVILTAQSAVSHDVPAGKIISGSPGFDNRIWLRAVAIFQRLPELLKRLDRLEKRVAQTSPTSDTSAENGNTE; from the coding sequence GTGGCCCGGTCCGTTACAATTCCCTCGATGAAACTTGGCGAACTGGCAAGTCGGCTAGGTGCGGAGCTGCGCGGCGACGCGGAGCTGGAAATCACTGGAGTGAAAGGGATTGAGGATGCTGGCCCCTCCGAGATCACCTTTGTAGCCAATCCCAAATATGCCGGTCTCGCGCGGAAGACTGCCGCGGCTGCAGTTCTGGTGGAACCGGAGTTTCCGGAGATCGACGCCGCTACGGTCCGCATCAAGAATCCCTACCATGCCTTTTCGCGGGCGCTGGGAATGTTTTATCAGCCTCCGGCGTATCCGGCCGGTATCCATGACACTGCCGTAATCGATCCCACAGCCCAGATCAGCGAAGGCGCGCACATCGGCGCTTACGTGGTGGTGGGAGCAAATGTGAAGCTGGGACCCAATGCCACACTCCTGCCTCACGTCGTGCTTTATCCGGGTGTCAGGACGGGTAGCCGCTTTTTTGCACATGCGCACGCGGTGGTCCGCGAAGGCTGCGAGCTTGGCGACGACGTCACACTGGAAAACGGGGCCATCGTCGGCGCTGATGGGTTTGGATTCTCGAAGAACGACAAGGGACAGTGGCAGAAGATTCCTCAGTCAGGGCCGGTCCGCATCGGCGACCGTGTGGATATCCAGGCCAATGCTTGCGTGGATCGAGCGACCGTCGGCGCAACTGAAATCGGCGAAGGCAGCAAGATCGACAACCTCGTCCAGATCGGACATGGATCGCGCGTTGGGAAAGATACTCTCGTCTGCGCACAAACCGGGCTTGCAGGATCGTCGGTGATCGGCAACAACGTGATTCTGGCAGGACAGACAGGAATTGCCGGGCACCTCACCGTCGGGGATGGGGTGATCCTTACCGCGCAGTCGGCGGTGAGCCACGACGTTCCGGCGGGCAAGATAATCTCCGGCTCACCGGGATTTGATAATCGTATTTGGTTGCGCGCCGTTGCCATCTTTCAACGTCTGCCGGAGTTGCTGAAGCGGCTCGACAGGCTGGAGAAGCGCGTTGCGCAGACGTCGCCGACATCGGATACATCTGCTGAGAACGGAAACACGGAATGA
- a CDS encoding DUF2076 domain-containing protein translates to MTPQEEQLLNSLIERVNQTQLDEKDPDAEALLNQKLAPNPDALYMLAQTVLVQNIALDQAKAQVAQLQQQLQQQRPQPAHTTSFLGRLLGEHDPAPQTQYQQAPTPPYQPVPQYAPPSQPYPQYGQPQYPQAQYVPVGQPSFLRGAMQTAAGVAAGALAFEGVESILHGFGHSGYGPGYGMGGFGMGGRPEETIINNNYYDEPGRGAEHGEHHLQDGSGAYDPRDNDPNDNLRGFDQNAGNDLATNDQDASAFADASNLDNPAAFDDQNVDDGSGFDDSGSFDDGGGSSDDGGGGF, encoded by the coding sequence TTGACTCCCCAGGAAGAACAGCTTCTTAACTCGCTCATCGAGCGGGTCAACCAGACACAGCTTGATGAAAAGGATCCTGACGCCGAGGCGCTGCTGAACCAGAAGCTTGCGCCAAATCCAGACGCGCTTTACATGCTGGCGCAAACGGTACTGGTGCAGAACATTGCTCTGGATCAGGCCAAGGCGCAGGTCGCTCAATTGCAGCAGCAACTACAGCAGCAGCGTCCGCAGCCGGCGCACACCACCAGCTTTCTCGGCCGCCTCTTAGGCGAACATGACCCTGCGCCCCAGACGCAATACCAGCAGGCTCCGACTCCCCCTTATCAGCCCGTTCCGCAGTATGCACCGCCGAGCCAGCCGTATCCGCAGTATGGCCAGCCGCAATATCCGCAGGCGCAATACGTCCCGGTTGGACAGCCGAGCTTCCTTCGTGGAGCCATGCAAACCGCGGCAGGAGTGGCGGCGGGAGCGCTGGCGTTTGAAGGTGTCGAGTCCATCCTTCATGGCTTTGGCCACAGTGGTTACGGCCCTGGCTATGGAATGGGTGGGTTCGGCATGGGCGGGCGTCCAGAAGAAACCATCATCAACAACAACTACTACGACGAGCCGGGTCGCGGAGCCGAGCACGGCGAACATCACCTGCAGGATGGCAGCGGCGCCTACGATCCGCGGGACAACGATCCCAACGACAATCTGCGCGGCTTCGATCAAAACGCTGGCAATGACCTCGCAACCAACGATCAGGATGCCAGCGCCTTCGCGGATGCGTCGAACCTCGACAATCCCGCAGCTTTCGACGACCAGAATGTCGACGACGGATCAGGCTTTGACGATTCCGGAAGCTTCGACGATGGTGGCGGGAGTTCCGATGATGGCGGAGGCGGATTCTAG